The bacterium DNA segment GTAAAATTGAAGGAGAAATTGTTCCGAAAACAGACCCGATAACCAGCGAAATGAGGTTGGTATACACTGCGGAATGGAAATTAGCTGACCCTGAACAAATTAATGCCCTCGGTAAGTTCGGGGTTACACCGACCAACATATATCAAATTGTCGCAAAAGGAACCGTTAAATTCAAAAATGAAGACCGGGCGATTCGGACGATTTTCGCCTTGGTTGACATTTCCAAAGTAGATAATCCGATCATCTATTGGGAGGATTTAGGAAACCAAATTGTGCAGCAATACTAACCCTTTTGGAAATTCGATATTCGATATTCTAATGTTAATAAAATTATGCCGAAAAAGAAAGAAACAAAATTAGGGAAAATGTTACTTGAAGCCGGGCTATTAACTGAAGACCAGGCGAAACGGCTCGAAACAGAATATCAGCAGACGAATAAATCGTTGTTAACGATTCTTAAACAAGAAGTTAACCTTGAAACCATTAAAGAATTGTTAACCTACCGTATCTCGGTTCCATTTCTCCGCGAAAAAACGGAAGTGCTACAGAAATCGCTGGTTGAAGAAGGGGTATTTACGGAAGCGGAATTAGAAGAGATCCTTGTTCAATATAAGCCGAAAGAGACGGATTTAGGTACCGCACTGGTTGAAGCAGGATTTATAACCGAAGACCAACTTAAAACCGCTCAGGAACGACAAAAGACCACTGGATTTCCGCTCGAACGAATCCTGATAAATCTGCAATATGTAACGCCGAAAAATATCAGCGATATTATTCGATATCAGCAAGAAGCGAACCAGGATAAAATTATCGGTAGAATTTTGATTCAACGCGGATTAATGTCAGAAAAAGAGTTTGCTACCGCATTAGAGAAGAAAAAGAAAGAGCGGATTCCACTAGGGAAAGTGCTGGTTGACGGTGGATTTCTCACTCTCGAACAGGTTAAAGAAACATTCGATAAGTATCTGGAAGTACCATATATAGATTTAACTACCGAAACTATATCTACTGAAATAGCGCATTTATTACCGGAACCATTTATTCGGGAACATCATGTACTCCCGGTGAAACGAGATAAACAACAGTTATGGGTAGCGATGCTAGATCCCTTAGATATCTCAACGATTGACGATATGGCATTATTAACCGGGTGCCAGATTGTTCCAATGTTAGTTGAGGAAGGACCATTAAAAATGATGACGGATAAACTATTCCCTACCGAAGAACAAGTTTCTCGTTTGGCGGGATCAGAACCCGGTGAAGTTAAACCAGCTGAATCTGAGAAACAGGTACAACCGACCACAATAAAAGGACCAGGTCCGATTATTGGAAAAGACCAGCTGATGCAACAAATTGATAGCGTATCGATAATTGGTTTAGTCAATTCAATTATTGAAACTGCGATACGTTCACGAGCAACTGATATCCATCTTGAACCGCAGGTGCCGAAAATGCGCATTCGGTACCGGATTGACGGGATGCTCCATGATGTTATGACGTTAGGTGAAGACCAACAGTTACCAGTTCAATCCAGAATAAAAGTTCTTGCGAATATGGATATTACCGAACGACGTCGACCGCAGGATGGACATATTACCTACCGAATGAACCAGAAAGATTATGATATCCGAGTTGCTACTTTACCGACCCATTTCGGTGAAAAAATTGTGCTACGGCTCCTAGACGAATCGCAGGTGTTGAAAGGATTACCCCAACTAGGATTTGAACCGGAAGATTTAGAAACCGTCCGCAAACTAATTCATCGGCCGTATGGGATGATTCTGGTTACCGGTCCTATTGGCAGCGGGAAAACAACTACGTTATACTCTGCATTAAATGAAGTAAACGTTTTAACCGCAAATATTGTTACTATTGAAGACCCGATTGAATACCAGCTTCCGGGAATTAACCAGGTTCAGGTTGACCCCAAAGTAGATTTAACTTTTGCGAGCGGTTTACGCGCTATCCTTCGTCAAGATGCCAATATCCTGATGGTCGGTGAAATCCGCGACGCGGAAACAGCAGCAATTGCGGTTCGTGCTGCGTTAACTGGTCATTTACTTTTTGCAACACTTCATACCAACGATGCACCGAGTGCCGTAACGACGTTAATTCATCTTGGGGTTAAACCGTTCTTGATCGCCAGTTCGGTCATTGGGGTTATTGCCCAACGTTTAGTTAGAACCATTTGTCCACATTGTAAAGAAGAATATGAACCGGATGCGGCTTTAAAAGAAGAACTCGGCTTGAGCGCAAAAGAAAAAGTAAAATTGTTCCGTGGAAAAGGATGTGAAGCTTGTTTCCGGACTGGATATATCGGACGAACCGGGGTGTTCGAAGTATTGAAAATGACGGATACACTTCGCGGTATGATTACCGAAGGTGAATCAGAAGTTAACATTAAGAAAACTGCGATTGCTGAAGGGATGAACACTATTCGCGAAAGTTGTATTAAAAAAGTTCTTGCTGGAATAACGTCGGTAGATGAACTTATTCGAACGGTATATTTATAAGGAAAGGCAAATCCGAATGTCAAATATCGAGTTTGGTTCGGATTCGGATTTCGATATTCGGATTTGATGTATAGTTTATGGCGGGAAAACCGAAAAAGAAAAGTTTATTAAAAATTAATATTCCTCGTCCGATATCACAGAAGGATATAGCGGTTTTTTCGCGGTCATTATCGCTCTTGATTGATGTCGGGGTTCCGTTATTGCGGAGTTTACGAATACTTTCCGAACGAACGAATAATCCGCGGTTAGCGAAAATTGTTAAAGAAATCGCTGACCATGTTGAAGGAGGTGGGAGTTTATCCGGCGGATTAGCGAAATATCCGCGGATATTCAGGCCGTTAATCATCAGTTTGATTCGGGTTGGAGAAACCGGCGGTGTTTTAGAAAGTTCATTACGGCGTATTGCAGAAATGCTGGAGAATCGCATTGCATTAACCAGTAAAATACGGTCTGCGATGATGTATCCTACAGTGGCAATAACGGCTTCTCTTGGTGTAGTCATATTTCTGTTAACCTACGTTATTCCGATATTCGTCCCGTTGTTTCAGAAAAAAACACAAGGACAAGTTAACCTACCGTTACCGACCCAGATTATTCTTACGACATCAGATTTCCTCCGAAATCAATGGGCGATTTATGTGCCTTTATTGATCATCATCATTATCGCCTTGATTATTTACGGAAGAACTGCTTCCGGAAAATTATTATACGATCGAATTCGATTACGGGTTTGGTTAATTGGTCCGATATTTACCAAACTGGTTATCGCACGATTTGCCAGAACGTTAGCAACATTACTCCGCTCAGGAATCGGTTTATTGGAAGGATTACAGATAGCGAAAGATTCGGTTGGTAGTCCGAACGTTGCGGAAGCGCTTGAAAAAACCCGGGCAGGAATCGAAGCTGGCGGACGGATGGAAGACCAGTTACGAGATTCAATTTTCTTTCCGGGATTAGCGGTAGATTTAATTGCGGTCGGTGAACAAGCCGGTCAACTCGAGACGGTACTCCAGCGTCTAGCAGAATCGTATGAACAGGAACTGGATGACCTGATTCACGGAATGACGTCAGTAATCGAACCGATTTTGATTGTTTTTGTCGGTGGTATTGTTTTATTTATCGCTTTATCTGTTTTCCTACCCTATTTCTCACTGGTTAAAATTATCCAGTAATTTTATGAAAGTACCGGGTACCAAGTACAGAAATGAGATAAAGTTCCGGTGCTTGGTACTTCATCCTTCGGACTAGGTACTTTTTAGCTTGGGGACGTAGTTCAGCTGGGAGAACACCACACTGGCAGTGTGGGGGTCACGGGTTCGAGTCCCGTCGTCTCCACCATCTTTAACAGACAAAACCAAATATCGCGATACGAAATCCGAAACAAATAGGGAAAAAGAAAAAGAGCATTCCTTAAAATCCCGATTGTAATCCTATCGTTTTTGTTTTTACCTTATAGTTTTTAATTTTTTAGTACGATTTTCGATATTTGGATTTTAGATTTGTTTATTTTATGGATTCAGATGATACATTATTATTAACCCAGTCCGCTGCTGGAAATGAATCTGCGTTTGAAACCTTGGTAATCCGATATCAGAAAACTGTTTATTTCGCTGCATATCGGCTGATCCATAATCACGCTGATGCCGATGATATCCTACAAGAAACATTTATTCGTCTCTATACGACGCTGCAACAGGGGAAAACTATCGAAAATCTTATCGGCTGGCTCTATCGAACTGCGGTGAATCTTGCTATCGATAAACTTCGGCAACGAACCCGGTTAAAAGAGACCACAATTGAATCCGCTACGTCGGAATCGACTGAATCTATCCATATCGAAGTACCGGATAACCGAACTCTAGCGCCAGATGAAATAGCGATTGGGAATGAGCGCAGAACGATTATCCGTCGTGCGATAGATTCGCTCCCGCTACAGGAGAGAACCATAACCATTCTCCATGATTTAGAAGGTTTGAAAATTAAAGAGATTGCTGAAATCCTCGATTGTGCTGACGGAACCGTTAAATCGACTCTTTTCCATGCGCATCGCCGGCTCCGGCAAAAACTGCTCCCATTGATGCTTGAACTCCGTGGGGAAGCTGGAGCGAAAGTTGAGGTATCAGATTCAAAATTGCGCTATACTTCCGGATTAGAACAGAAGAAGGAACAGCTCGCAACGGTTAAGCGATAATTTCTTCTTCGACTCCACTCTTCAGCGAAGGTTGTATCCCGATTTCTCGGGATTAGGTGTAAAGGAGAATTGATACCATAAATAGTTCTAACCTT contains these protein-coding regions:
- a CDS encoding GspE/PulE family protein, with product MPKKKETKLGKMLLEAGLLTEDQAKRLETEYQQTNKSLLTILKQEVNLETIKELLTYRISVPFLREKTEVLQKSLVEEGVFTEAELEEILVQYKPKETDLGTALVEAGFITEDQLKTAQERQKTTGFPLERILINLQYVTPKNISDIIRYQQEANQDKIIGRILIQRGLMSEKEFATALEKKKKERIPLGKVLVDGGFLTLEQVKETFDKYLEVPYIDLTTETISTEIAHLLPEPFIREHHVLPVKRDKQQLWVAMLDPLDISTIDDMALLTGCQIVPMLVEEGPLKMMTDKLFPTEEQVSRLAGSEPGEVKPAESEKQVQPTTIKGPGPIIGKDQLMQQIDSVSIIGLVNSIIETAIRSRATDIHLEPQVPKMRIRYRIDGMLHDVMTLGEDQQLPVQSRIKVLANMDITERRRPQDGHITYRMNQKDYDIRVATLPTHFGEKIVLRLLDESQVLKGLPQLGFEPEDLETVRKLIHRPYGMILVTGPIGSGKTTTLYSALNEVNVLTANIVTIEDPIEYQLPGINQVQVDPKVDLTFASGLRAILRQDANILMVGEIRDAETAAIAVRAALTGHLLFATLHTNDAPSAVTTLIHLGVKPFLIASSVIGVIAQRLVRTICPHCKEEYEPDAALKEELGLSAKEKVKLFRGKGCEACFRTGYIGRTGVFEVLKMTDTLRGMITEGESEVNIKKTAIAEGMNTIRESCIKKVLAGITSVDELIRTVYL
- a CDS encoding type II secretion system F family protein — encoded protein: MAGKPKKKSLLKINIPRPISQKDIAVFSRSLSLLIDVGVPLLRSLRILSERTNNPRLAKIVKEIADHVEGGGSLSGGLAKYPRIFRPLIISLIRVGETGGVLESSLRRIAEMLENRIALTSKIRSAMMYPTVAITASLGVVIFLLTYVIPIFVPLFQKKTQGQVNLPLPTQIILTTSDFLRNQWAIYVPLLIIIIIALIIYGRTASGKLLYDRIRLRVWLIGPIFTKLVIARFARTLATLLRSGIGLLEGLQIAKDSVGSPNVAEALEKTRAGIEAGGRMEDQLRDSIFFPGLAVDLIAVGEQAGQLETVLQRLAESYEQELDDLIHGMTSVIEPILIVFVGGIVLFIALSVFLPYFSLVKIIQ
- a CDS encoding RNA polymerase sigma factor; this translates as MDSDDTLLLTQSAAGNESAFETLVIRYQKTVYFAAYRLIHNHADADDILQETFIRLYTTLQQGKTIENLIGWLYRTAVNLAIDKLRQRTRLKETTIESATSESTESIHIEVPDNRTLAPDEIAIGNERRTIIRRAIDSLPLQERTITILHDLEGLKIKEIAEILDCADGTVKSTLFHAHRRLRQKLLPLMLELRGEAGAKVEVSDSKLRYTSGLEQKKEQLATVKR